The Bacteroides sp. AN502(2024) DNA segment AAATTCCGGCTGCAGTCACCGTGAACCGGGCTAATCAGATACTAAATACATTTTAAGTGATTGTTTGTTAAATGGGAATCTATAAGTTCACCACAGAGGACACAGAGTTCTTTTTTCTCTCTCTTTCCGCAAGTAAAATGGAACGATAAATACGATATAAATACGTGAGACTTTGTGTTACTCTATAGTGAAGAAGAATAGTAAACCTCTTTGTCCTCCGTGTCCTCTGTGGTGAACTTATAAATTATCATTTAGTTTATTTTGAATCTGTTAAAAGTGAAATTATGAGGAAGATACTCTTTGTTTGTTTGGGAAATATCTGCCGTAGCTCTACAGCAGAAGGAATAATGCTTCATTTAATAGAAAAAGCGGGACTGGAAAAAGATTTTGTGATAGATTCTGCCGGAATCCTTTCTTATCATCAAGGTGAATTGCCAGATAGCCGGATGCGTGCTCACGCAGCCCGTCGTGGTTATCAATTGGTGCACCGTTCGCGCCCCGTCCGTACGGAAGATTTCTATCATTTTGATCTGATAATTGGTATGGACGACCGGAACATCGATGATTTAAAAGATAAAGCGCCCTCTCCCGAAGAATGGAAGAAGATTCATCGCATGACGGAGTATTGTACCCGTATTCCTGCGGATCATGTCCCTGATCCCTATTATGGAGGGACCGAGGGCTTTGAATATGTACTGGATGTTCTTGAAGATGCTTGCGCAGGTTTGCTTACTTCTTTAATTCAGGATAACTGATGCGGGTATGATAAGCAATCTTTAGTTTTTCTTTGAACACAGTTTTCACAGTTGCTATGTCCTTGAAAGTGATAGGACATTCCTTAAAATAACCTTCAGTGATCAGGGAATTGATAATCTTGTTGACCAGGTTGCTAATTGTTTCTTCTGTATATTCAGGAAGACTGCGGGATGCGGCTTCGACGGCATCCGCCATCATCAGGATAGCCTGCTCTTTGGTGAATGGATTCGGACCGGGATAGGTGAACAATTCTTCATTTGGCTCTTCGTCCGGATGTTCGTTCTTCCAGGAAATATAGAAATATTTTGTTTTTCCCCGTCCATGGTGAGTGCTGATAAAGTCCTTGATGACTTTGGGCAGATTGTGTTTATCAGCTAGCTTCAATCCGTCCGTCACATGATTGATGACAACCTGCGCACTTTGTTCGTAATTCAGGTTCTTATGCGGGTTTATACCTCCCGACTGATTTTCTGTGAAGAAAGCAGGGTTTTCCATCTTGCCAATATCATGATATAAGGCTCCTGTACGTACTAACTGGCTTTTGGCACCAATACGGATGGCTGCTTCCGCAGCAAGATTGGCCACTTGCATGGAGTGTTGGAATGTGCCAGGAACCGTTTCGGACATTTGTCGCAAAAGGTCATTATTAATATTCGATAGTTCTACCAGTGTTACATTGGATGTAAATCCAAAAGTCTTTTCCAATAAAAAGAGTAGAGGATAGGTGAATAATAACAAGATCCCATTGATGATAAAGTAAGTGTACATTCGTATGTTTAACTTTGAAAAGTCGGTGGAAAGACCATTCTCTGTCATCAATTCAAAGGCGAAGTAAATGGCTGCATAAGTTAGTATGACCAATAAGGCTGTCCGGAAAAGTTGAGATCTTTGCGATAGTTCTCTTAGACTGAATATTGCCACCAACCCTGCCGCCAATTGTGTCAGAATGAATTCATGGGGAAAGCGTAGGGATATGGAGCATATCAATATAGTAATGACATGTGTCAGAAAAGCTGTTCTTGAATCAAGAAAGACGCGGATGATAATGGGTAACATCGCGTACGGGATGATATACACATTAAATAGATTATGCGTTACCATGAAAGCGGTTATGATACTGTAAAACACAATCAATGTGAATAGTAATGACAGACTACCCTTTCGTTGATAGTAATCTTTCCTGAAGAGGTCTAGATAAAGCATGAAACAAAGCATCAGCATTCCTACAAACAGAATCTGCCCGGCGAGAATCAGACGGCTCTGTCCCATAGACTCGTTCCGTTTGATGGATTCTTTGCGTAATGACTCTAGGATATTATAGGTATGCGGGCTGATAATTTCTCCTCGGTCAATAATTTTTTGTCCACTGACCACTAATCCGTTGGCCCAGGAATAATTATTCAGGATCTCTTCTTTGGCAGCCTGGGTACGTTCCTCGTCAAAGGTAAGGTTGGGAGTAATGTAGTCGTTCAGTGAACATTGCCTTAAAATTTCTCGGTTGAAATGGGTGGAGTCTGCTGATAATAAGTACTCATAGGCTTTTTTTACCGTGTAAATATTTTCGGTAGCTTGTGGATTAGCCAGTTTATCATTAATCACCATGACAGATGAAGTACTGTCTTTCTGGAGTTGTTGTATATTCTCGGTAGATACGATACCTGCCTGATAGATTTCTTTTAAAATGCGCTCGATGTACCGTAAATAATCGATGGAAGGGAGGAGCCCTTTCAGATTCGTGTGGTAATTCTCTTTCAGCTTGGCAATTGCGTCTATCTCTATATTTTTATCCAGTTGATAATAAGGTTGGAAGAAAGCCATCAGGCTATCCTGTTCTCTTTTTACTACTGCATCCTCTTTATAAATAGGGAAGTCGAAAGTGGCTATCAACTGCCCGTATTTCCAGGGTTTGTTGATATCGAACTGGTAATTGAATTTTCCGTCACGTGGCAGAAAATAGACAATCAGTGTCACAGTGCACACAAATAACAGTGATTTATATAGTAAATCTCTTCCTGAAAAACTCTTTTTCTTCTTCAAATGTTCCATATCCACTGAATTTTTTGCGAAAAGTACAAAAAAAAACAATAGTGTGGAAAAAAAAGGTTAATTTTGCTGCGATTTACCTATACTAACCCAAATTATGGCAGAAAGAAAAGTAAGAGTTCGTTTTGCTCCAAGTCCTACGGGAGCATTGCACATCGGTGGTGTGCGTACAGCTTTGTATAATTATCTATTTGCACGTCAACACGACGGAGACCTGATATTTCGTATTGAAGATACTGACTCTCACCGGTTTGTTCCGGGAGCGGAAGAGTATATACTCGAATCTTTCAAGTGGTTGGGTATCCACTTTGATGAAGGGGTGAGCTTCGGTGGCGAGCATGGACCGTATCGTCAGTCCGAACGCCGCGAAATATATAAAAAATACGTGCAGGTTTTGCTGGAAAATGGAAAGGCATACATCGCTTTTGATACTCCGGAAGAACTGGATGCTAAACGCGCGGAAATTGCTAACTTCCAATATGACGCATCTACCCGTGGCATGATGCGCAATTCACTGACTATGCCTAAAGAAGAAGTGGATGCACTGATTGCTGAAGGCAAACAATATGTAGTCCGTTTCAAGATAGAACCGAATGAAGATATATGTGTGAATGACCTGATTCGTGGTGAAGTGATTATCAATTCATCTATTCTTGATGATAAGGTGCTTTATAAATCGGCAGATGAACTGCCTACTTACCACCTGGCAAATATCGTAGACGATCATTTGATGGAAGTGTCTCACGTGATTCGCGGTGAAGAGTGGTTGCCTTCCGCACCCTTGCATGTACTGTTGTATCGTGCTTTCGGTTGGGAAGATACGATGCCGGAATTTGCTCATTTGCCTTTGTTGTTGAAACCGGAAGGTAATGGAAAATTAAGCAAACGTGACGGTGACCGTCTCGGATTCCCTGTATTTCCTTTGGAATGGAACGATCCGAAAACCGGAGAAATCTCTTCAGGTTATCGCGAATCCGGTTATTTGCCCGAAGCGGTGATTAATTTCCTGGCTTTATTGGGATGGAATCCGGGTAATGATCAGGAGGTGATGTCGATGGATGAATTGATAAAATTGTTTGATCTTCACCGTTGCAGCAAGTCGGGAGCTAAGTTTGACTATAAAAAAGGTATATGGTTCAACCATCAATATATACAGCAGAAACCTAACGAAGAAATTGCGGAACTGTTCTTGCCTTTCTTGAAAGAACAAGGTGTAGAGGCTTCTTTCGAAAAGGTAGTGACTGTAGTTGGTATGATGAAAGACCGGGTAAGTTTCATTAAAGAACTGTGGGATGTATGTAGCTTCTTCTTTGTGGCTCCTACTGAATATGACGAAAAGACGGTGAAGAAACGCTGGAAAGAGGATTCTGCAAAATGTATGACCGAATTGGCGGAGGTGATTGCCGGTATTGAAGATTTTAGTATTGAAGGACAGGAAAAAGTCGTTATGGACTGGATTGCAAAGAAAGGTTACCATACGGGTAATATCATGAATGCCTTCCGTCTGACATTGGTGGGGGAAGGAAAAGGTCCGCACATGTTCGATATTTCCTGGGTATTGGGCAAAGAGGAGACGATAGCTCGTATGAAACGAGCGGTAGAGGTTTTGAAGTAATCGAACAGTACTATGCTTTACGACCTGGCAATAGTCATTTATGACTTTATCGTCCATTTGGCTGCTCCGTTTAGCCGCAAGCCCCGGAAGATGATGAAAGGGCATTGGGTGGTGTATGAACTCTTACGCCAACAAGTGGAAAAAAGGGAACGGTATATTTGGTTTCACGCTGCTTCACTGGGGGAGTTTGAACAAGGACGCCCTCTGATAGAAATGATTCGTGAGAAATATCCTGCTTATAAGATCTTACTGACATTTTTCTCTCCTTCCGGTTATGAAGTGCGCAAGCATTACCGGGGGGCGGATATTGTCTGCTACCTGCCGTTTGATAAGTCGAGGAATGTGAAGAAGTTCTTGGATATTGCAAATCCTTGCATGGCGTTCTTTATCAAATATGAGTTTTGGAAAAATTATTTGGATGAACTTCACAAGCGTCGTATTCCGGTATATAGTGTGGCGTCTATCTTCCGTCGCGAACAAATATTCTTTAAATGGTACGGTGGGACTTATCGCAATGTATTGAAGAATTTCGATCATCTGTTTGTTCAGAATGAGGCATCCAAACGTTATTTGTCAAAAATCGGCATCAGTCGTGTGACAGTGGTGGGGGATACCCGTTTTGATCGGGTGCTGCAAATCTGTGAAGAGGCCAAAGAGCTTCTGTTGGTGGAGAAATTCAAAGGAAACAAATCTTTTACTTTCGTTGCCGGAAGCTCATGGGGACCAGATGAGGATTTATTTCTCGAATATTTCAATCATCATCCGGAAATGAAATTGATTATTGCTCCGCATGTGATCGATGAGAATCACTTGGTTGAGATCATCGGTAAACTGAAACGTCCGTATGTGCGCTATACCCGTGCCGACGAAAGAAATGTATTGAAAGCGGATTGTCTTATTATAGACTGCTTCGGTTTGTTATCCTCTATTTATCGTTATGGTGAAATAGCTTATATTGGCGGCGGTTTCGGAGTAGGCATCCACAATACATTGGAAGCGGCTGTATATGGCATTCCGGTGATTTTCGGACCGAAGTATCAGAAATTCATGGAGGCTGTTCAACTGCTTGAAGCAAAAGGGGCCTATTCTATCAAAGACTATGATGAGCTGAAAACTTTATTGGATCGTTTCCTGACAGATGAGGTGTTTTTGCGGGAAACCGGAACGAATGCCGGTTATTATGTGACTAGCAATGCTGGTGCGACGGAGAAGATTATGCACATGATTAACTTCTGATAATTGTATTCATATCCTACGCAGCTCTGGGCTAAAACCGGTTCGTTCCCACACGGTTTTGCACAAAATATTCTCTCTCATATAATATAAAAAGTGTGAAACATCTGCCATCTGCAACAAAATTGAGAAAATAGATTAATTAGCAATTAGTTATAGTGTTGCAGATAGTTGCAGATAATGGTATCTGCAACACAAACAGCTACGCATAAACCTCCGTTTCCATACGTGGAAACCCCAGTATCCATAAGAGGAAACTTTCGTTTCCTTACTTTGGAATTAGCGTTTCCTGCCTGGAAACGGGAGTTCCCACGCGGGAAACTGTGAATCGGAAGTAGGATAGCATGTGAAGTAAAAATTGTCTATAATGTCTCTTCAGCTTCTTTATACCATTGCGAATACATTAGATAATTGTGAGCGATTTTCTGGTTCAACTCTTTGGCTTGTTCCGGGTCTACTTTTTTAATAAATTTGGCGGGTACTCCGCCCCAAATACTTCCAGGTTCAATCACCGTATTACTTAAGACCAAAGATCCAGCGGCAACGATAGCTCCTTCTCCAATTATGGCATGGTCTAATATCGTTGACCCCATTCCGACTAGTGCATAATCTTTAATAGTCGCTCCATGGATGGTCA contains these protein-coding regions:
- a CDS encoding low molecular weight protein-tyrosine-phosphatase yields the protein MRKILFVCLGNICRSSTAEGIMLHLIEKAGLEKDFVIDSAGILSYHQGELPDSRMRAHAARRGYQLVHRSRPVRTEDFYHFDLIIGMDDRNIDDLKDKAPSPEEWKKIHRMTEYCTRIPADHVPDPYYGGTEGFEYVLDVLEDACAGLLTSLIQDN
- a CDS encoding HD family phosphohydrolase, which gives rise to MEHLKKKKSFSGRDLLYKSLLFVCTVTLIVYFLPRDGKFNYQFDINKPWKYGQLIATFDFPIYKEDAVVKREQDSLMAFFQPYYQLDKNIEIDAIAKLKENYHTNLKGLLPSIDYLRYIERILKEIYQAGIVSTENIQQLQKDSTSSVMVINDKLANPQATENIYTVKKAYEYLLSADSTHFNREILRQCSLNDYITPNLTFDEERTQAAKEEILNNYSWANGLVVSGQKIIDRGEIISPHTYNILESLRKESIKRNESMGQSRLILAGQILFVGMLMLCFMLYLDLFRKDYYQRKGSLSLLFTLIVFYSIITAFMVTHNLFNVYIIPYAMLPIIIRVFLDSRTAFLTHVITILICSISLRFPHEFILTQLAAGLVAIFSLRELSQRSQLFRTALLVILTYAAIYFAFELMTENGLSTDFSKLNIRMYTYFIINGILLLFTYPLLFLLEKTFGFTSNVTLVELSNINNDLLRQMSETVPGTFQHSMQVANLAAEAAIRIGAKSQLVRTGALYHDIGKMENPAFFTENQSGGINPHKNLNYEQSAQVVINHVTDGLKLADKHNLPKVIKDFISTHHGRGKTKYFYISWKNEHPDEEPNEELFTYPGPNPFTKEQAILMMADAVEAASRSLPEYTEETISNLVNKIINSLITEGYFKECPITFKDIATVKTVFKEKLKIAYHTRISYPELKK
- the gltX gene encoding glutamate--tRNA ligase, which produces MAERKVRVRFAPSPTGALHIGGVRTALYNYLFARQHDGDLIFRIEDTDSHRFVPGAEEYILESFKWLGIHFDEGVSFGGEHGPYRQSERREIYKKYVQVLLENGKAYIAFDTPEELDAKRAEIANFQYDASTRGMMRNSLTMPKEEVDALIAEGKQYVVRFKIEPNEDICVNDLIRGEVIINSSILDDKVLYKSADELPTYHLANIVDDHLMEVSHVIRGEEWLPSAPLHVLLYRAFGWEDTMPEFAHLPLLLKPEGNGKLSKRDGDRLGFPVFPLEWNDPKTGEISSGYRESGYLPEAVINFLALLGWNPGNDQEVMSMDELIKLFDLHRCSKSGAKFDYKKGIWFNHQYIQQKPNEEIAELFLPFLKEQGVEASFEKVVTVVGMMKDRVSFIKELWDVCSFFFVAPTEYDEKTVKKRWKEDSAKCMTELAEVIAGIEDFSIEGQEKVVMDWIAKKGYHTGNIMNAFRLTLVGEGKGPHMFDISWVLGKEETIARMKRAVEVLK
- a CDS encoding 3-deoxy-D-manno-octulosonic acid transferase; protein product: MLYDLAIVIYDFIVHLAAPFSRKPRKMMKGHWVVYELLRQQVEKRERYIWFHAASLGEFEQGRPLIEMIREKYPAYKILLTFFSPSGYEVRKHYRGADIVCYLPFDKSRNVKKFLDIANPCMAFFIKYEFWKNYLDELHKRRIPVYSVASIFRREQIFFKWYGGTYRNVLKNFDHLFVQNEASKRYLSKIGISRVTVVGDTRFDRVLQICEEAKELLLVEKFKGNKSFTFVAGSSWGPDEDLFLEYFNHHPEMKLIIAPHVIDENHLVEIIGKLKRPYVRYTRADERNVLKADCLIIDCFGLLSSIYRYGEIAYIGGGFGVGIHNTLEAAVYGIPVIFGPKYQKFMEAVQLLEAKGAYSIKDYDELKTLLDRFLTDEVFLRETGTNAGYYVTSNAGATEKIMHMINF
- a CDS encoding gamma carbonic anhydrase family protein → MALIKSVRGFTPEISENCFLADNATIIGDVKIGNDCSIWFSTVLRGDVNSIRIGNGVNIQDGSVLHTLYQKSIIEIGDHVSVGHNVTIHGATIKDYALVGMGSTILDHAIIGEGAIVAAGSLVLSNTVIEPGSIWGGVPAKFIKKVDPEQAKELNQKIAHNYLMYSQWYKEAEETL